Part of the Bacillus cabrialesii genome is shown below.
TGTCCCTGAAAAAAATCTTTAATATTGTCCGCGCCTTTTCCTTTAAAATTGTCGCCTAAATCCGCCACTTCCTGAAACGCTTTTTTCAGCGTGTTCAGCTGCTCCTCAAGCGTCTCGTATTGCTTTTTTCTGCTCTTCGCTTCTTCGATTAAAGATTTAGATTCAAATACTTTGCTCATCGCACTGCCCTTTCTATTCTATTTTACCGCTATCGCCTCGTCCTGCTCTTTGAGTGAATCTACGTTATCCTTTGTATCCTCGATATTTTTCTGTACCGCTTTTTTATAGTCTCCGAGCATGCTTTTGATGTTCTCCTCACGCTCATGGTATTTTTTCGTATAATCGAGTTTGTTTTTTCCATTGGATCCCGCGGCGCCGATTGATACGTCAGCAAGCGCATCTTTGACAGAATCTAATGTTTTGATGACTGTGTCGTACTTCAGCTTAATTTCTGACATAAAAAAAGATCACCACCATTTTAGTTTACTAATTGTATTTCCGACTTCTTCCACGAAATCTTCTCCCTTTTCAAGAAGATTTGCTGCACCATTTGCTATGAACAATTCCGATGCATATTGGGCTTTATCCACTTCAAGATCAATAATTTTACCGTTAATCGAAGCCATATACTCGTTATAT
Proteins encoded:
- a CDS encoding YwqI/YxiC family protein is translated as MSEIKLKYDTVIKTLDSVKDALADVSIGAAGSNGKNKLDYTKKYHEREENIKSMLGDYKKAVQKNIEDTKDNVDSLKEQDEAIAVK